From one Lineus longissimus chromosome 3, tnLinLong1.2, whole genome shotgun sequence genomic stretch:
- the LOC135484674 gene encoding collagen alpha-6(VI) chain-like, which yields MTSFIQGSLTGILFILLRVTVSLQKEDCATSHADVVFLMDESSSIQPDSWDKQKDFVKEMIKSFDIGQHFTRVSLITFSTGATLIFSLKRYNTRERMINSLDHLRQQGGQTDTGAALRIAREYVFLPRMGSRRDDPDIPQICIVITDGNSQQSEETKHQAALTKAGGISVFAIGVGKKVSKQELRNIASGVEYVFPVDDYSKLKNIEFALAYRACDVTKLQPTTTTETPTTTTRVPTTTTAPTLPPLPPLYVTPECKQKQADVVILLDTSSGIRAPDFSEMKAFVQAMAYTLDIYPNNTRISLMTFADHPKIHFEFDQYSTREEIYEAASKIKKQRGARNLDVALKVIRTHTFDPSSGARKRVAKVVILVTDGPAANLKSAIAEKNSLMSTHGVELFAIGVGIGVTDEELQTLAGRERMFRLYDHWQLKSLRYDLADKICQIEPPPQDFGCGDRRGADLVFIMDTKNAGSNGIISIRSFLKNIVKKFEVGPKKIQVSSVPSECGSLPGYDLNTYPTKAEVLGALEAKKEYSLVKLLDQVSTETFIPENGGRKREDVDRVAILVTDEKPNNMAAVREKSGALKAQGVTVYVVGVGKLVNKAALGEIASRPLARHLFTVDSYEMLEETQYEIVGALTTYICRGL from the exons ATGACTTCTTTCATCCAAGGATCGCTTACTGGGATTTTATTCATTCTCCTTCGG GTCACTGTATCACTACAGAAGGAAG ATTGCGCCACCTCCCATGCCGATGTTGTCTTCCTCATGGACGAGTCGTCGAGTATCCAGCCCGACTCGTGGGATAAACAGAAAGACTTCGTCAAAGAAATGATCAAGAGTTTTGACATAGGTCAACATTTCACCAGAGTTAGCCTTATTACCTTTAGCACTGGTGCTACCTTGATTTTTAGCCTTAAAAG ATATAATACCAGGGAACGCATGATAAATTCCTTGGACCACCTCCGACAACAAGGAGGCCAGACAGACACCGGTGCGGCCCTCCGAATCGCCCGCGAATACGTCTTCCTACCACGGATGGGCAGTCGAAGGGACGACCCGGACATCCCCCAGATCTGCATCGTGATAACCGACGGGAACTCCCAGCAAAGCGAAGAGACCAAGCACCAGGCGGCCCTTACCAAAGCAGGCGGTATCAGCGTCTTTGCCATTGGCGTCGGGAAGAAAGTCAGCAAACAGGAGCTGAGGAACATCGCCTCAGGAGTGGAGTATGTGTTCCCTGTGGACGACTATAGCAAGCTGAAGAACATCGAGTTTGCGTTGGCGTACAGGGCATGTGATG TGACTAAGCTTCAACCCACGACTACCACAGAGACGCCAACCACAACGACACGTGTCCCAACAACCACGACTGCTCCAACACTTCCACCTTTGCCGCCACTGTACGTCACTCCAG AATGCAAGCAAAAACAAGCAGATGTTGTTATACTCCTTGACACATCCAGCGGCATTAGAGCTCCAGACTTCTCCGAGATGAAAGCCTTCGTCCAAGCCATGGCCTACACCCTGGATATCTATCCCAACAACACGAGAATCAGCCTTATGACCTTCGCAGACCACCCAAAGATCCATTTCGAGTTTGACCAGTACTCTACCCGGGAAGAGATCTACGAGGCTGCGTCGAAAATCAAGAAGCAGCGAGGTGCTCGTAACCTCGATGTTGCCTTGAAGGTCATCCGAACCCACACGTTCGACCCAAGCTCCGGGGCCCGGAAGAGGGTTGCTAAGGTTGTAATCCTGGTAACAGACGGACCTGCCGCGAACTTGAAGAGTGCAATTGCTGAGAAAAACAGCCTGATGTCTACGCACGGAGTCGAGCTGTTTGCAATAGGTGTGGGTATTGGTGTGACGGACGAGGAGTTGCAGACCCTAGCTGGACGGGAAAGGATGTTCCGCCTGTACGACCACTGGCAACTGAAGAGTCTACGGTACGACCTTGCCGACAAAATCTGCCAAA tcgAGCCGCCACCACAAGACTTTGGCTGTGGCGATAGACGCGGGGCGGACCTCGTCTTCATCATGGACACCAAGAACGCCGGCAGTAACGGCATCATCAGCATCCGCAGCTTCCTGAAGAACATTGTCAAGAAATTCGAAGTAGGACCCAAGAAGATACAGGTGTCGTCTGTTCCAAGCGAATGCGGATCTTTACCAGGGTACGATTTGAACACCTACCCTACAAAAGCGGAGGTTCTGGGAGCTTTAGAAGCAAAGAAGGAATACAGTTTGGTGAAATTGTTAGATCAAGTTTCGACAGAGACATTTATTCCCGAAAATGGTGGGAGGAAGCGTGAAGATGTCGACCGAGTGGCCATCTTGGTTACAGACGAGAAGCCAAACAATATGGCGGCGGTCAGAGAAAAGTCTGGCGCACTTAAGGCGCAGGGTGTTACAGTCTATGTGGTGGGCGTTGGGAAGCTTGTCAACAAAGCTGCACTGGGAGAGATTGCAAGCAGACCCTTGGCACGGCATCTATTTACCGTGGACAGCTACGAGATGTTGGAAGAGACCCAGTACGAGATTGTTGGAGCATTGACTACATATATCTGTCGAG GACTATAA